Proteins co-encoded in one Aspergillus flavus chromosome 2, complete sequence genomic window:
- a CDS encoding putative DNA repair protein Rad14 → MADRSTPPPQTGSSKPGELPRAPLTPEQLRKIEINRMKAKAIREQREAEARASVDVSSAAQSTKGGVKRSYSSMTAETPATVRDATSAARPLDSIKPARNFTKYVEYDFSKMTDTKGGFLTQEDDPFNKALHVKDGKEEQKPANMTQREWERKQLLDSLRRNRTGPYEPALSVLDDKNKQKKCRECGSLEIDWKWEQDLRCCVCHPCKEKFPEKYSLLTKTEAKEDYLLTDPELKDEELLPHLEKPNPHKSTWNNMMLYLRYQVEEYAFSAKKWGSAEALDAEFERRENEKKRRREAKFKSKLQDLKKRTRVDAYRRSRQGAAGGNFGDDLGNGGRHVHQWGRSIENPETGIGVKKCVDCGMEVEELEF, encoded by the exons ATGGCAGACCGTTCCACCCCGCCGCCGCAAACGGGCAGTTCAAAGCCCGGTGAGCTTCCGCGAGCACCGCTTACGCCGGAGCAGTTGCGGAAAATT GAAATAAACCGCATGAAAGCAAAAGCGATACGGGAGCAACGGGAGGCGGAGGCTCGGGCATCGGTTGATGTTAGCAGCGCCGCGCAATCTACGAAAGGAGGAGTTAAACGGTCCTATTCTTCTATGACGGCTGAGACGCCTGCTACGGTTCGAGATGCGACTTCGGCAGCCCGTCCGCTTGATTCGATCAAGCCTGCGCGGAACTTCACGAAATACGTTGAATATGATTTCAGTAAGATGACGGATACGAAGGGAGGGTTTTTGACGCAGGAGGATGATCCCTTCAATAAGGCGCTGCATGTGAAGGATGGAAAGGAGGAACAGAAACCGGCGAATATGACGCAAAGGGaatgggaaagaaaacagtTACTCGATTCTCTTCGCCGAAATCGGACCGGTCCCTACGAACCAGCTCTTAGCGTGTTGGATGACAAaaacaagcagaagaaatGTCGTGAATGTGGGAGTCTGGAGATTGATTGGAAGTGGGAGCAGGATCTTCGGTGTTGCGTCTGCCACCCCTGCAAGGAGAAGTTCCCCGAGAAGTACAGTCTTCTCACGAAGACGGAAGCAAAAGAGGATTATCTTTTGACAGATC CCGAACTGAAAGACGAAGAGCTTCTGCCCCATCTTGAAAAACCCAACCCTCATAAGTCGACGTGGAACAACATGATGCTTTACCTTCGCTATCAGGTTGAGGAATATGCCTTTTCGGCGAAGAAGTGGGGCTCTGCTGAAGCACTAGATGCCGAGTTTGAGCGACgcgagaatgagaagaagcgaCGCCGAGAGGCCAAATTCAAGTCAAAGCTACAAGATCTGAAGAAGCGCACCCGAGTCGATGCATACCGCCGTAGCCGTCAGGGAGCAGCGGGGGGGAACTTCGGTGATGACCTGGGCAATGGTGGGAGACATGTGCACCAATGGGGTCGGTCCATTGAAAATCCAGAGACTGGAATCGGAGTCAAGAAGTGTGTGGATTGTGGGATGGAAGTGGAAGAGTTAGAGTTCTAG
- a CDS encoding PIG-P-domain-containing protein, whose translation MTDSDCDLLMFTIIAQFDATSSEEMAFISKEQRMSTDSVTDDSASHSVLPQFESKQPFPPLLADDLAIPSQDAPDTSFTEDDPDIAEEEDYDTNFQSQYSLDDQLFSDASTDESDGQSPEDDGIEIHPFRHSTSSLHGPNAFAPPFYNRPPTPLPPSPSLTSLLRPPFSTTTSRPTTPDSSDVETPNDTEAAVAKSARRATTVPRASPKVPTYEYYGFVLYLASSLAFLLYILWSYLPKPFLHQLGITYYPTRWWSLAIPAWLVMTIVYIYIALASYNTGYMTLPMNSVENIVDEVANVAVIDGKARRRPGGAAKMKPGATSYQIMGPQNKKVNWKEIWSEGTDAVLDVPVGGVCEVLYGQGRDDDDEVCEEYDFVG comes from the exons ATGACCGATAGCGACTGCGACCTTTTGATGTTCACGATCATTGCTCAATTTGACGCAACCTCGTCCGAAGAAATGGCTTTTATTAGCAAAGAGCAACGGATGAGCACAGACAGTGTAACTGACGATTCTGCTTCCCACTCTGTGCTGCCCCAATTTGAATCAAAACAACCATTCCCTCCTCTCTTGGCAGATGATCTAGCAATCCCTTCTCAAGATGCGCCAGATACCAGCTTTACGGAAGACGATCCAGACAtagctgaggaggaggattaCGACACGAACTTCCAGTCACAGTACTCATTAGACGATCAATTGTTCTCCGATGCATCCACAGACGAATCGGACGGACAATCGCCGGAAGACGATGGCATCGAGATACATCCATTTCGCCATTCTACAAGCTCACTTCATGGTCCCAATGCATTCGCTCCCCCTTTTTACAATAGACCCCCGACGCCTCtgcctccctctccttctttgacATCTCTTCTGCGACCTCCTTTCTCGACAACTACTTCCCGACCAACTACCCCTGACAGTTCTGATGTCGAAACGCCGAACGATACAGAAGCAGCGGTTGCGAAGTCAGCGCGTCGCGCCACAACCGTTCCTCGAGCAAGTCCGAAGGTGCCAACATATGAGTATTACGGTTTCGTTCTATATCTCGCCTCCTCGTTGGCATTTT TATTGTACATCCTGTGGTCCTATCTTCCCAAGCCGTTTCTACACCAGCTTGGAATAACTTACTACCCGACTCGATGGTGGTCACTAGCGATCCCCGCGTGGCTTGTCATGACCATCGTCTACATTTACATTGCGCTCGCCTCGTATAATACTGGGTATATGACGCTACCAATGAACAGCGTTGAGAACATCGTGGATGAGGTGGCGAATGTTGCTGTGATAGATGGCAAGGCCAGGAGACGACCTGGTGGTGCGGCCAAGATGAAACCGGGTGCAACTTCATATCAAATCATGGGACCGCAGAATAAGAAAGTCAATTGGAAGGAAATCTGGAGTGAGGGCACTGATGCCGTCCTGGATGTCCCTGTAGGAGGGGTGTGCGAAGTGCTATACGGCCAAGGAcgggatgatgatgatgaggtatGCGAGGAATATGACTTTGTTGGTTGA